The DNA window CAAaattcccatcaacccctttgctccCACTGCTGTTGCAGTATCACCACCAGTTGCCTCAGCCCCTCCACCatcccagcatccacctgtaggctctgacagggggttacaagtatttcctcgtcactcccatcatgtctgtgtaatcatatcgggggagTGGTTAAGTAGGAGCCTAGacaccaaacacaaacctgttctactgcaagaaaacatttgaacttgagttgtctgactgaaatatatttttcacattgttttatttaactgaGTAGATTTACTCCACTGCATTAACATACATAGGGGATCATTGTTCTATTGAATCCACTGACGTTTCTCATTGCAAAAACATAAATTAGTataaaattattaataaaataaattgttttgaTGGTTCCATTTAAATAACTGCTTGTGCGGTAGCAGAACTTGTTTCTTATTTGTCGTCTTCCCTATCCTGTGGCCCGGGCCCAACTTTATAATTACAATTCTCCCAgtacagtttttctttatttcattgcactattttattatctatttgcacTACTTGTACTTAGCATACAGAACCAGCTGACTTGTGTACATATACTCTAATGGTGTATACTTTTTCATTACTGCATATCCTCCATTCCGTCAGGACCATCCACAATTATACAAAAGTATCTTTGTACAAATCTTTTACTTAtttcttctgtattttattGTCTCCATCCGTAGCCATGTACATTCTGATACTTTTTACTTAATGTTGAATGTAGACCTTCAGTTTGtaatgtacttttacttttaccaagGTTATGGATCTGAATACTTTGCTCTTAGCATGGTGAAAGTGTATTTATCTGGTTGTAGgtttcagtttattttagtCCAGAGTAGAAACCTGATGAGAGAATAGTACATTTCATCTTCGAACATTATGACCGAgtgacacaaacaaccacaggcAGTATGAGAGCACAACCTGCTGACGGCTGCAGGCTATAACAGATACCTTAACTCACTTTACTCTTCAACCAATACTTGTATTTCTTATACTTATATATCCGTATAATATGCAACCTCTCTGTGGTCCTGAGGGAACGGGGtcctaaaacaaacacattcacacactttgtTTCCCTAAAATTATTACATTTAGCTTTGATTAATCTGCTTGttagttttcatttaatttaatttctcactaaagaaaatgttgaaacttAAATATCTGGCTTGGTGGTTGTTTTCATCACACTATTGAGTCAGATTTCATCTTTTAAGGAAAGGTGAAGAGAATATATGTGATgaggctgaaatatttattcatttatcttatttgtttttcaagttACAAAGTACTTCAcgcaataataaaaacacaaataggtCAAATGACCAGTGTTGTTCTATTTTTAGTCTCGTCATTCCCTCTTATCATCTCAGTGAATCAGTCTCGTAGCACATGTTTGCTCACAGGTGTGACTCGTCCCCTCTCGTCTGTGCAGTATGCTGCTCTCTGACTGGTTGACTCTGAAACCTGAAACAGGTACAGAGCGGGTTTGGTGAGTTTTGATTGTGTTACCTTCTACAGCACACCGGTGTTTCTGTGGGTCACTGTAGACACTGACTCTGAAATGGATTCTTTTATGAGACCTGCTCAGATCACCTACAGGAAATGGAGGAATCCTGAACTAAGGTAAAACCATGAAATGTTGGGATTACACTCCTCCTTTGGATGTAGATTATGCTCAACTcctatttatttgaaatgttgctctccttcctctgtgtcGACGTTCAGGTGTGAGGTGGATTTTGTGGCTCACAGTGATGAGTCCCAGGGAACAGAGAACGAGATCTGCACAGTGACCTCAGCCACCAGAGAGTCTGCACCCAGCAGTGCGTCTGATCATCGCACTGAAGGTTCCTGTTTACTTTCTCTATATAATCTAAAAGTATGTGAGGTTTTTCAGTATACAGCTGCCAGCACTTTGTTGTTATATCACTGGATTATTGTTGTTGGAGCATTATGGGAGCAGTAACATGATGTAATTTGATCGGGGAGTTGAATTCAActgtttcatatatattttttagtagTTTTGTACATATTATCCTCTGTATTTTTAGCAGTTTAACATATGTTTTGTAGTTTTATATATTACTTCTTAGTTTTATATCTAGTTTTTACTATGTTGTTAgtagttttatatattttagtatTAATTTACAGTATATATGGTGTTTTGCATATTTTTAGAAGTTCAAGACAAGagtttacatatttttttatatatatatacaaataaagtcattatatattaatgtatatattttatagagCTCATCTTATCTATCTTCAAATGTTTAGGTTTAAATTGttgtaatattatattatataatgcaAATTGTATCAATAGAAGTAGGAATAGAAGTAGAAAGtagaataaaatggaaatatgtacatttaaatatctAAATAGTGTACTTAAGTACAACATGTCTCTCTGCACCACCTGAACTCCAGTTCAACAACTCTCCTCTGAGTGTAAGCATTGATCTGAGATCTGTTGTCTGCTATAAGTCTGATGAGCTTGTGCTGTGCTGGAGTGatttatcagcagcagcatcaataCATCGCATGTTGTTGCATTTATGATGAAAGTAGTTCTTGCTTTCTTTGGATTCTCGATGCATTTGTTCAGCGGGTAAGAGTGAACTCACAGTGACCGTCATGTCCCTTGAACAGAAACTCTTACAGTGGAAGATGCACTGGACGCCATTGGTTTTGGGCCGTTCCAGTGGAAAATGTCGCTCCTCACTGGACTCTCATGGGTATGACATGTCGTCTCTCCCTGATTTCCATGCGGCCACTGTGCGTCTGTCGTGTAACGTCGTGTCTCTCTGAGTGCAGATAGGAGACGCCATGGAGATGATGATCCTCAGCATCTTGGGGCCACAACTGCACTGTGAGTGGAGGCTGCCAAGCTATAAGATGGCTCTGCTCACATCGGTAAAGTCTGTTCCGTTGGGATTCTACAGCTTgttgatatttatgaatgatAATGTTTAACCTTTTCTGACTCAGGTGGTGTTTGTTGGGATGGGGATCAGTTCACCTCTCTGGGGGAAATTGTCCGACAAGTATGGCAGAAAAGTTGTGAGTGTTGTCTCATTTCTCAGGTCATCACATATGAttcgtgatttttttttttaattatctcatGTACTTTTGTTTCTGCGTTGAACAGGGTCTGGTGATTTGTATGTGCTTCACTCTGTACTACGGCCTGTTGAGCTCCATAGCTTCCACGTATGGCTGGCTCTTGTGCTTGCGGGGCCTTGTAGGCTTTGGCATCGGTGGAGCTCCTCAGGCGTGAGTTCACTGTTTCAAGACGAGACACCTCCATGATTTGTTAACATTAAACAGCAAAGATAAATATTTGGTCTCTTTTTAGGGTGACACTCTACTCAGAGTTCCTCCCAGCGAAGAAGAGAGGCGTCTGCATCATGCTGATTGCGGTACTGTGGTGATTTTGTTATTAATGCAAGATTTGACAGTGTTCTTGTATTGAATTTTTTATCTGATGGAGTAAAACAGTTCCTTAATTCCCACCTgattgatgtgtttgtgtgcattagATGTTCTGGGCAATCGGTGCTGTGTTCGAGGTCCTCCTGGCCCTGTGGATAATGCCGACGCTCGGGTGGAGGTGGCTGCTCGGCCTGTCCACGATACCAATGGCCATCTTCATTTGCTTTTGCTTTGTACTAACGCTATATTTACAAGACAGATCCCTAAAACAGATCCAGCTGCAGTCAAACTCTCAACCGAATGTTCTGTGTCTTGTAGTGGCTGCCTGAAAGTCCTCGTTTTGATGTGATGACGGGAAGGAGCGAGAAAGCCTTGGTAACTTTAACAGCCATCGCCAAACAGAACGGCAAGGCCATGCCTAGGGGGAAGATGGTCGCTTATAAACAGGTGAGGTGAAAGATGTTTTACAGAATGTGTAAAAGAAGATATGTCAGATTCTGGAAGACGGTCACGTCTAACTTCTAGCCCTACTCATCCTTTACAATATTCTGAATGACCtatcacattttactttaaGCAAAAAATTTGTGCATGcggatttatttgtatttttatgtttctttggataaaattaaaaattatattttacagaatgaCCGTGGACGGGTCAAAGATCTCTTCAACCCTCAGAATTTGAAAACAACTCTTCTCCTGTGGTTCATATGGTTAGTTTTAATCACACTTTCTACTCGAACAAAGGAAATTGTTTGATGGAGGTTGTATTACCTCAAGTTTGTTtatgtgcatttatttgtgaGTATCAGCCTTTAAATTATTACTTTACTCTCGTTATAGATGTGCATTGTAAAGTTTTAAGTTTTAGTTCTTACAGTTGTTGATATTTATGTCTCTGATTTACTGAAACCTATGGGCAGGTCATATTACACAAGCAGTTTTTTTGTATCTGGGACACCAGGTAAAATAATTGTGAGACTTCCTTATGTGTGATCAAAGTGATGGAAGCAAAGTGTTGTTATTTTATCCAAAGGTTTTCAAATGCCTTCGCCTACTACGGCATAGTCCTGTTGACAACTGAGATGTTCCAGGCTGGAGATTCATGTGGAGGTAAGTAGCAGCTGCTCCAGGTGGATCTGCTTTTTACCCTTGTCTTAATTGGAGCAAAATacccaaaataaaaacctcccTCCTTCCTTATAGTGACGCAAGGGGCAAAGATTGAGCCAAGCTGTAGTCTGGgatgcaaatatttgacatcggACGATTACAAAGACCTTTTATGGACGACGTTGGCTGAATTCCCAGGTGAAGTACAGTATATTAACTTTTTTCCCATCAGCTGTCGAGTCATAATTGGAGCTTTGAGGTAAAGACACTTCATGATGCTGTGGCCAAAAGCAGcattaaaaggtccagtgtataagatttaggtgaaagggaactattggcagaaatgtaatgtagaataatcctcatgtttttctttagcccagaaaaggtcctttacatttaaatacttcatatttacatcgagggtaccctctctacggaggccgccatgttttttacattagtccagactggacaaactaaacaccttttgagtttttatgacaattaaagtctaccacagtttctttttcgtgtttggaagaagagggtgaggtgaggggtgttcagctgcaacatgcaacttcaacactatatatcacaaaattctacacactgtacctttaagctgAGAGGAAGCTTCCTTACTTCTTTGTCATTGCCAGAAATACTGTAAGAACGTCTAAGAGATCACAGAGAGACCCTCTCACGTCACCACCCAGGCCtgcagcaaatctaaagaagcCAATGTTATGTTTAAGGGAGTGGCTTCTGCTGAATTGTCATTTATCCTCTCTGTATCTTTATTAACTTGATTGCAGCAGTGTCACTGTATGTTTCTCATGTTTGTTTCAGGTCTTGTGCTTGCCCTGCTGGCAGTCGAGTGTATTGGCAGGAAGAAGAGCATGGCTCTGTGtttcttcatattttctttgtccATTCTGCCTTTATACGCTTGTATCGGGAGGTAAGTCGGTCTCTGTGTGCCTTCATTCGTCATTAAGCATCAAAAACAATACATTAAACATTCtctgcatttctctctctgttcgtGTAGGACGGCTCTGACAATCTTCATCTTCCTCGCCAGAGCCTTCATCTCTGGAGGATaccaaattgtttttgtttacacacCAGAAGTAGGTCTATACACccttttttaacattaaatataacCAATAATATGCTTGAATAAAACTGTGTCTGTTCTCTCAGGTGTTTCCTACAGAAATCCGAGCCTTAGCAATGGGGACTTCCAGTGCAATAGCCAGGGTGGGTGCTCTCATCACCCCCTTTGTGGCACAGGTATGAGGCAAAGTGCTACATATTTTGCTATATATCATTAAGAAATACTAATTTTCATCAAATAACAGCTTGTATAcgttgtttatttttgtgaagcTGTATTACTGGTTTAAATTAAGAATTGTGCAGCTTCCAAGTTATGTCAGACTTCTTCACACGATTGTCCAGATTTCTCTGCCAGGCtcctcagtgtgtttttattgtttccagGTGATGCTCAGAGCATCAGTGTATTTGACGCTGTCCGTGTACTGTGGCTGTTGTGTGCTGGCTGGCATTGCTTCCTTGATCCTTCCCATTGAAACGTTAGGCCGAGGTCTGCAGGAGTCCAGTCTTGACCGGG is part of the Paralichthys olivaceus isolate ysfri-2021 chromosome 18, ASM2471397v2, whole genome shotgun sequence genome and encodes:
- the LOC109626254 gene encoding synaptic vesicle 2-related protein-like, with translation MDSFMRPAQITYRKWRNPELRCEVDFVAHSDESQGTENEICTVTSATRESAPSSASDHRTEETLTVEDALDAIGFGPFQWKMSLLTGLSWIGDAMEMMILSILGPQLHCEWRLPSYKMALLTSVVFVGMGISSPLWGKLSDKYGRKVGLVICMCFTLYYGLLSSIASTYGWLLCLRGLVGFGIGGAPQAVTLYSEFLPAKKRGVCIMLIAMFWAIGAVFEVLLALWIMPTLGWRWLLGLSTIPMAIFICFCFWLPESPRFDVMTGRSEKALVTLTAIAKQNGKAMPRGKMVAYKQNDRGRVKDLFNPQNLKTTLLLWFIWFSNAFAYYGIVLLTTEMFQAGDSCGVTQGAKIEPSCSLGCKYLTSDDYKDLLWTTLAEFPGLVLALLAVECIGRKKSMALCFFIFSLSILPLYACIGRTALTIFIFLARAFISGGYQIVFVYTPEVFPTEIRALAMGTSSAIARVGALITPFVAQVMLRASVYLTLSVYCGCCVLAGIASLILPIETLGRGLQESSLDREAGGQAGNTSSQEPRSSGRV